In Streptomyces capitiformicae, one genomic interval encodes:
- a CDS encoding response regulator transcription factor encodes MTATSPQGRTELLRPDGSPVRVLVVDDELSITELLSMALRYEGWQIRSAGDGTGAIQTARDFRPDAVVLDMMLPDMDGLTVLGRLRRELPDVPVLFLTAKDAIEDRITGLTAGGDDYVTKPFSLEEVVARLRGLIRRSGAADRRSDSVLVVGDLMLDEDSHEVSRGGENIHLTATEFELLRFLMRNPRRVLSKAQILDRVWSYDFGGQANVVELYISYLRRKIDAGREPMIHTRRGAGYLIKPAAS; translated from the coding sequence ATGACCGCGACCTCGCCCCAGGGGCGCACCGAACTGCTGAGGCCGGACGGGAGCCCCGTTCGAGTGCTTGTGGTGGACGACGAGCTGTCGATCACCGAACTGCTGTCCATGGCCCTTCGCTATGAGGGGTGGCAGATCCGGAGTGCGGGGGACGGCACGGGTGCCATCCAGACCGCACGGGACTTCCGGCCCGACGCCGTCGTCCTGGACATGATGCTTCCGGACATGGACGGGCTGACCGTCCTCGGGCGGCTGCGGCGTGAGCTGCCGGACGTGCCGGTGCTGTTCCTGACCGCGAAGGACGCGATCGAGGACCGGATCACCGGGCTCACCGCCGGCGGCGACGACTACGTCACCAAGCCGTTCAGCCTCGAAGAGGTCGTGGCCCGGCTGCGCGGACTCATCCGCCGCTCCGGTGCCGCGGACCGGCGGTCGGACTCCGTGCTCGTCGTCGGCGACCTCATGCTCGACGAGGACAGCCACGAGGTCTCGCGCGGCGGGGAGAACATCCACCTCACCGCCACCGAGTTCGAACTGCTGCGCTTCCTGATGCGCAACCCGCGGCGTGTGCTCAGCAAGGCGCAGATCCTCGACCGCGTGTGGTCGTACGACTTCGGCGGCCAGGCCAACGTGGTCGAGCTCTACATCTCGTATCTGCGGCGGAAGATCGACGCCGGGCGGGAGCCGATGATCCACACCCGGCGCGGGGCCGGCTACCTGATCAAGCCCGCCGCGTCATGA
- a CDS encoding antibiotic biosynthesis monooxygenase family protein: MSDQRIAPVPAHEPPYYAVVFTSVKTADQSGYGETAERMEELVKDVPGFLGMDHARTPGGLSITVGYFRDADAIERWRSDVEHRAAQKRGRAEWYESYSLHVAKVERGHSFVREGFAPDSFVRGEREA; encoded by the coding sequence ATGAGCGATCAGCGGATAGCACCTGTTCCTGCCCATGAACCTCCCTATTACGCCGTGGTGTTCACCTCCGTGAAGACCGCGGATCAGAGCGGGTATGGGGAGACCGCCGAGCGGATGGAGGAGTTGGTGAAGGACGTGCCGGGGTTCCTCGGGATGGACCATGCGCGGACGCCTGGGGGGCTTTCCATCACCGTGGGGTACTTCCGGGACGCCGACGCCATCGAGCGGTGGAGGAGCGATGTGGAGCACCGGGCGGCGCAGAAGCGGGGACGGGCCGAGTGGTACGAGAGCTACAGCCTGCACGTCGCCAAGGTCGAGCGGGGCCACAGTTTCGTACGCGAGGGCTTCGCACCCGACAGCTTCGTAAGGGGAGAGCGCGAAGCATGA
- a CDS encoding DUF2797 domain-containing protein: MAHAWRCTGLRWGGDGPLLGWEGGRRSPLHRGKVVAFGVVSEGRRTCVGARGNACPVRAGVPGRSTGARCDECARLDRAHSVAADTIADDPRPYHVYLAWFGPGMVKVGITAVERGSTRLLEQGAVCFGWLGRGPLMAARRTEEVVRAALKVPDRIPYAEKRVVRAALPEAGERAAELAVLHARALEVYGWPEALEPVPFQVVDHFGVFGLDGLPAAEGVVSELVAGGVVGGEVLAVAGPDLHLATGRGAVVLDTRLMTGWELTAPAGEAARDVLTVPVRELKSRGGVQDGLF, encoded by the coding sequence ATGGCACACGCGTGGAGATGTACGGGGCTGCGGTGGGGTGGGGACGGGCCGCTGCTCGGGTGGGAAGGCGGGCGGAGGAGTCCGCTGCATCGGGGGAAGGTGGTTGCTTTTGGGGTGGTGAGCGAGGGGCGGCGGACCTGTGTCGGGGCGCGGGGGAACGCGTGTCCGGTGCGGGCCGGGGTGCCGGGGCGGAGTACGGGGGCTCGGTGCGACGAGTGTGCGCGGCTCGACCGGGCGCATTCCGTCGCCGCCGACACCATCGCCGATGATCCGCGGCCGTACCACGTGTACCTCGCGTGGTTCGGGCCGGGGATGGTGAAGGTCGGGATCACGGCCGTCGAGCGGGGGTCGACTCGGCTCCTTGAGCAGGGGGCGGTCTGCTTCGGGTGGCTGGGGAGGGGGCCGCTCATGGCCGCGCGTCGGACGGAGGAGGTGGTGCGGGCCGCGCTCAAGGTGCCGGACCGGATTCCGTACGCCGAGAAGAGGGTGGTGCGGGCCGCCCTGCCGGAGGCCGGGGAACGGGCGGCCGAGCTCGCGGTGCTGCACGCGCGGGCGCTCGAGGTCTACGGGTGGCCGGAGGCGTTGGAGCCGGTGCCGTTCCAAGTGGTCGATCACTTCGGGGTGTTCGGGCTCGATGGGCTGCCGGCTGCCGAGGGGGTGGTGAGTGAGCTGGTCGCGGGTGGGGTCGTGGGCGGTGAGGTGCTTGCCGTCGCCGGGCCCGATCTGCATCTGGCAACCGGGCGTGGGGCCGTGGTTCTCGATACGCGGCTGATGACCGGGTGGGAGCTGACCGCTCCGGCCGGCGAGGCCGCGCGGGACGTACTCACCGTGCCGGTACGGGAGTTGAAGAGCAGAGGAGGTGTGCAGGACGGGCTGTTCTGA
- a CDS encoding VOC family protein, with product MRVIAFDHLVLNAADIERSLAFYTGPLGLEPVRVEEWRAGKAPFPSVRVSPTTIIDLVQAPAERPEGSNVDHICLVVEPLDWQQVIDSGVFTVLDGPDERFGARGTAVSLYVRDPDGNTVELRWYPQDA from the coding sequence GTGCGAGTGATCGCCTTCGACCATCTTGTCCTGAACGCCGCCGACATCGAGCGCTCGCTCGCTTTCTACACCGGCCCGTTGGGCCTGGAGCCGGTGCGGGTGGAGGAGTGGCGGGCCGGTAAGGCCCCCTTCCCGTCCGTGCGGGTGAGCCCCACCACCATCATCGACCTCGTCCAGGCGCCCGCCGAGCGGCCGGAGGGCTCCAACGTCGACCACATCTGTCTCGTGGTCGAACCGCTCGACTGGCAGCAGGTCATCGATTCCGGTGTCTTCACGGTGCTGGACGGTCCCGACGAGCGCTTCGGCGCCCGGGGCACCGCGGTCTCCCTCTATGTGCGGGACCCGGACGGCAACACGGTGGAACTGCGCTGGTATCCGCAGGACGCCTGA
- a CDS encoding LysR family transcriptional regulator, whose amino-acid sequence MDLQQMRYVLAVAETASFTRAAERCHIAQSALSHQVARLEKELGARLFDRTSRRVRLTTAGEAFLPAARQALEAAERARAEVAAATGEIRGRLTLGSIPTVAAVDLPAALRDYRLRHPQVRITLRAGSSEQLVEQVRDGRLDAAFLGVPPGFRPQGVRDKELAHGRHVAVLAPDHPLATKHEVDLHLLADEAFVDFAEGSAARAQSDEAFAAADLRREVAFEVSGVGLIIRMVRHGLGIALLPATFTTELHGLRCVPITNGPIRVEHLIWTPHTPSLAASAFLSLLGISTPPSTA is encoded by the coding sequence ATGGATCTCCAGCAGATGCGCTACGTCCTCGCGGTGGCGGAGACCGCGAGCTTCACCCGCGCCGCCGAGCGGTGCCACATCGCCCAGTCCGCGCTCAGCCACCAAGTGGCCCGGCTGGAGAAGGAACTGGGCGCCCGGCTGTTCGACCGGACCAGCCGCCGGGTACGGCTGACCACCGCCGGAGAGGCGTTCCTGCCCGCCGCCCGCCAGGCCCTGGAAGCAGCTGAGCGGGCGCGGGCGGAGGTGGCGGCGGCCACCGGCGAGATACGGGGCAGACTGACCCTCGGCTCCATCCCCACCGTCGCGGCCGTCGACCTCCCGGCGGCGCTCCGGGACTACCGCCTGCGCCACCCCCAGGTACGGATCACTCTGCGGGCGGGCTCCAGCGAACAGCTCGTCGAGCAGGTACGCGACGGCAGACTGGACGCGGCGTTCCTCGGCGTACCGCCCGGCTTCCGACCGCAGGGCGTCCGCGACAAGGAACTCGCCCACGGCCGGCACGTCGCGGTGCTCGCCCCGGACCACCCGCTGGCCACCAAACACGAGGTGGACCTTCACCTCCTCGCCGACGAGGCATTCGTCGACTTCGCCGAAGGCAGCGCCGCCCGCGCCCAGTCCGACGAGGCGTTCGCCGCGGCCGACCTGCGACGCGAGGTCGCCTTCGAGGTCTCCGGCGTCGGGCTCATCATCCGAATGGTCCGCCACGGCCTGGGCATCGCCCTCCTGCCCGCAACGTTCACCACCGAACTGCACGGCCTGCGCTGCGTACCGATCACCAACGGCCCCATCCGGGTCGAGCACCTCATCTGGACCCCCCACACCCCGTCCCTCGCAGCCTCCGCCTTCCTCTCCCTGCTGGGCATCAGCACGCCGCCCTCGACCGCATGA
- a CDS encoding GYD domain-containing protein, giving the protein MPLYLSRFSYTPETWARLIGHPEDRAKAAQAYIESVGGKLHGFWYAFGKHDGYNLWEAPDHVSMASVALAISGGGALSSFETTVLLTVDETLDALRKAGQVQYRPPGA; this is encoded by the coding sequence ATGCCGCTCTATCTATCGAGGTTCAGCTATACGCCGGAGACCTGGGCGAGGTTGATCGGCCACCCCGAGGACCGCGCGAAGGCCGCTCAGGCGTACATCGAGTCCGTCGGCGGAAAGCTCCATGGCTTCTGGTATGCCTTCGGCAAGCATGACGGCTACAACCTGTGGGAGGCCCCGGACCACGTGTCCATGGCCTCGGTCGCACTGGCGATCAGTGGAGGGGGAGCACTCAGTTCGTTCGAGACGACTGTTCTCCTGACCGTCGATGAAACGCTGGATGCCCTGCGGAAAGCCGGACAAGTCCAGTACCGGCCTCCTGGCGCGTAG
- a CDS encoding alpha/beta hydrolase — MPAAFQCARIKVPLDYSRPGGKKLDLAISRMKTSTKKERRGVLLINPGGPGTEGLYMSRDMASVLPKSVTRKYDLVGFDPRGIGRSSPVGCGLTSKEQNRERPYKAETFAKDVKWARTVAEKCYAKQGDKLRHITTRNTARDMDVIRAVLGEKKISYFGISYGTYLGAVYTQMFPKRSDRFVLDSVAADPARVWRGMSRLLAEGAEPAFTRWTEWTAQRNSHYKLGSTPQAVCKTFYDLVAQADRKPIHFEDTSLTGADIRSQSRVMFFYVSDAAEWIAEVKKAAKGRAPSAGQDLKAPTQAPPSFGSAVPSDNKEAAFWSIVCADTRDWPRDPEQYRRDAIRDKAAYPVYGDFASNIKPCAFWKKEGSEPATRVDNKVGALTLQNEWDSQTPLASGQGLRRAMKGAKMVTVTGGVGHGIYGRMSCADKTATAYLTTGKLPAKDVTCKGPTPIP; from the coding sequence ATGCCGGCCGCCTTCCAGTGCGCCAGGATCAAGGTTCCGCTCGACTACAGCCGCCCGGGCGGCAAGAAGCTCGACCTCGCGATATCGAGGATGAAGACGAGCACCAAGAAGGAGCGCCGTGGTGTGCTCCTGATCAACCCGGGTGGCCCGGGCACTGAGGGCCTCTACATGTCGAGGGACATGGCGAGCGTGCTGCCGAAGTCCGTGACGAGGAAGTACGACCTCGTGGGCTTTGACCCGCGGGGCATCGGTCGGAGTTCCCCCGTCGGCTGCGGCCTGACGTCCAAGGAGCAGAACCGGGAGCGGCCTTACAAGGCCGAGACGTTCGCCAAGGACGTCAAGTGGGCCCGGACCGTCGCCGAGAAGTGCTACGCCAAGCAGGGCGACAAGTTGCGGCACATCACCACCCGCAACACCGCCCGTGACATGGACGTGATCCGTGCCGTGCTCGGTGAGAAGAAGATCTCCTACTTCGGGATCTCGTACGGCACCTACCTCGGTGCCGTCTACACGCAGATGTTCCCCAAGCGTTCCGACCGCTTCGTGCTGGACAGCGTCGCCGCCGACCCGGCCCGGGTCTGGCGCGGCATGAGCCGGCTCCTTGCGGAGGGCGCTGAGCCCGCCTTCACCAGGTGGACCGAGTGGACCGCCCAGCGGAACTCCCATTACAAGCTGGGGAGCACTCCCCAGGCGGTCTGCAAGACGTTCTACGACCTGGTCGCCCAGGCCGACCGCAAGCCGATCCATTTCGAAGACACCTCACTGACCGGCGCCGACATCCGCTCCCAGAGCCGCGTCATGTTCTTCTACGTGAGCGACGCCGCCGAGTGGATCGCCGAGGTGAAGAAGGCCGCCAAGGGCAGGGCTCCGTCCGCCGGCCAGGACCTCAAGGCACCCACGCAGGCTCCGCCCTCGTTCGGCAGTGCCGTGCCCTCGGACAACAAAGAGGCTGCCTTCTGGTCCATCGTCTGCGCCGACACGCGCGACTGGCCGCGTGATCCGGAGCAGTACCGCCGCGACGCGATCCGGGACAAGGCCGCGTACCCGGTGTACGGCGACTTCGCGTCCAACATCAAGCCGTGCGCCTTCTGGAAGAAGGAAGGCAGCGAGCCCGCCACCAGGGTCGACAACAAGGTCGGCGCGCTGACCTTGCAGAACGAGTGGGATTCCCAGACGCCACTGGCCAGCGGCCAGGGCCTGCGCCGTGCCATGAAGGGGGCGAAGATGGTCACGGTCACCGGAGGCGTCGGACACGGCATCTACGGTCGCATGTCGTGCGCCGACAAGACGGCCACGGCCTACCTGACCACCGGCAAGCTGCCGGCGAAGGACGTGACCTGCAAGGGTCCTACGCCAATACCCTAG